In the genome of Ignavibacteria bacterium, one region contains:
- the dinB gene encoding DNA polymerase IV, with translation MEVSSKYFIPREDGKDVWHAKRVRMMPNYSFPHFRDMDYRIKEHKNRFFMHFDIDAFYAQCEQRDNPHFRGKPVAVGGSEDGKGIVLSASYEARAKGVATVMSMYEALRICPDIICLPCCGQKYEAALISILEILENFVPPEFIEQYSIDECFVELTPMAKNFDAAVKLAQAIKQEIKNVEGLTVSAGISNNKTYAKLGAGLNKPDGFVVLKPEEKEEKVYPLPAGKIWGIGRRIERRLFAYKIRTIGELAKANPELLRKEFGINGIVFHKMARGEDTSGIFKKEERKEKSLSHNHTMSTSIYEYDDCMKEIRRMGEYLCRKMRSKKIVGKVLYLTIRYEDLRFKSAAGELEHHTNDDRIVFELAKELFKRIPSPVAKLKARMFGLSVVDLKPDLKRDSYNLFKNNIFLPYETLDKIKTKFGEGVIRVGLEG, from the coding sequence ATGGAAGTCAGCTCGAAATATTTCATACCGCGAGAGGACGGCAAAGACGTCTGGCATGCGAAACGCGTGCGGATGATGCCGAATTATTCCTTTCCACACTTCAGGGACATGGATTACCGCATCAAGGAGCATAAGAACAGGTTTTTTATGCACTTCGACATAGACGCTTTTTATGCGCAATGCGAACAGCGCGACAACCCGCATTTCCGAGGCAAGCCGGTTGCTGTCGGCGGCTCCGAAGACGGCAAAGGAATTGTGCTCTCGGCTTCCTATGAGGCGCGCGCAAAAGGTGTTGCAACCGTAATGTCGATGTATGAGGCACTGAGAATTTGTCCTGATATAATCTGCCTTCCCTGCTGCGGTCAGAAATACGAAGCCGCACTCATTAGTATTCTTGAGATTCTTGAAAATTTTGTCCCGCCGGAGTTCATCGAACAGTACAGCATAGACGAGTGCTTCGTTGAGCTTACACCAATGGCGAAGAATTTCGATGCTGCTGTGAAGCTTGCGCAAGCAATCAAACAGGAAATAAAAAATGTCGAGGGACTCACTGTCTCCGCAGGAATTTCAAATAACAAAACTTACGCAAAACTCGGAGCGGGACTTAACAAGCCCGACGGGTTTGTAGTTTTAAAACCTGAAGAAAAAGAAGAAAAAGTTTATCCGCTTCCCGCAGGTAAAATCTGGGGAATCGGGAGACGAATCGAACGAAGATTGTTCGCATATAAAATAAGAACAATAGGCGAGCTTGCAAAAGCAAACCCCGAGCTTCTCCGCAAGGAATTCGGTATCAACGGAATTGTGTTTCATAAAATGGCGCGCGGCGAAGATACATCGGGTATATTCAAAAAAGAAGAAAGAAAAGAAAAATCCTTGTCGCATAACCACACAATGAGCACCTCGATTTATGAATATGATGACTGCATGAAAGAAATAAGAAGAATGGGAGAGTACCTGTGCAGAAAAATGCGTTCGAAAAAAATTGTCGGAAAGGTTTTGTATCTGACAATCAGGTATGAAGATTTGCGTTTTAAATCCGCTGCCGGTGAGCTTGAGCATCATACAAACGACGACCGTATTGTCTTTGAGCTTGCAAAAGAACTATTCAAACGAATTCCCTCACCTGTTGCAAAACTGAAAGCGAGAATGTTCGGGTTATCAGTTGTGGATTTGAAACCGGATTTGAAACGCGACAGTTATAATTTATTTAAGAATAATATTTTTCTTCCCTACGAAACGCTGGATAAGATAAAAACAAAGTTCGGTGAAGGAGTAATTAGGGTAGGACTGGAGGGATAA
- a CDS encoding NAD(P)-dependent oxidoreductase, whose amino-acid sequence MPNQKILITGGSGMLGEYLNVFLSKENEVLTTYNNNTGNCLNYNSIKIDLTDFDKVEKMVREFKPDVIVHTAAISRTDLCDKMPYEEVYKINSELPQFLAELCNSFSAKLIYTSTDLVYDGEQGEMLNEEAKINPITVYAETKYKGEELIRKTAKNYIILRQALMYGFSLSKAMNYFKTMYDNFNEGRKTKLFYDQYRTPMSVIDSARLIAKLCDMEVGNIILNWGGAERVNRVELAETLCELKGFDNSLIEAISMDEISNIKKVKDVSMNTEKIKKLGLMPLGVKEGLREVLGFPPARE is encoded by the coding sequence TTGCCAAATCAAAAAATCCTTATAACCGGTGGAAGCGGGATGCTGGGAGAGTATCTCAATGTTTTTCTTTCGAAGGAGAATGAGGTACTCACAACTTATAATAACAATACCGGCAACTGTCTGAATTATAATTCAATCAAAATTGACCTCACCGACTTCGACAAGGTCGAGAAGATGGTGAGGGAGTTTAAGCCGGACGTGATTGTTCACACTGCGGCGATTTCACGCACCGACCTTTGCGACAAGATGCCTTATGAAGAAGTCTATAAAATAAACTCGGAGCTTCCGCAGTTTCTTGCAGAGCTTTGCAATTCATTTTCAGCAAAATTAATTTATACCTCGACCGATTTAGTCTATGACGGCGAGCAGGGAGAGATGCTGAACGAAGAAGCAAAGATAAATCCCATCACGGTCTATGCAGAGACAAAATACAAAGGTGAAGAGCTTATCAGAAAAACTGCAAAGAATTATATCATTTTGAGGCAGGCGTTGATGTATGGTTTCAGTTTGAGCAAAGCGATGAATTATTTTAAGACAATGTATGATAATTTCAATGAGGGCAGAAAAACAAAATTATTTTATGACCAGTATAGAACTCCGATGTCAGTGATTGATTCTGCAAGATTGATTGCGAAATTATGCGATATGGAAGTTGGCAATATTATATTAAATTGGGGAGGTGCAGAGAGAGTGAACAGGGTGGAGCTTGCGGAGACGTTGTGTGAATTGAAGGGTTTTGATAATTCTTTAATTGAGGCAATTTCGATGGATGAAATTTCTAATATAAAAAAAGTTAAGGATGTTTCAATGAATACAGAAAAAATTAAGAAGCTTGGATTGATGCCGTTGGGAGTGAAAGAGGGATTGAGAGAGGTACTGGGATTCCCGCCTGCGCGGGAATGA
- a CDS encoding YqgE/AlgH family protein — MMHRPDKGKILISAPFLNDIFKRSVIFLTEHNDAGSVGFILNKKLDIKLDDVVEDFPQFDANVYIGGPVEQETLNIVHRVGSVIDDSFEIGDGIYWGGNYEQIKSLISTGVLKSDDVLFFLGYSGWSPNQLDGEINTKSWYVSDIDEENLFDNDHSHLWADSLKRMGGEYSIISTFPEDPIVN, encoded by the coding sequence ATGATGCATAGACCCGATAAAGGAAAAATATTAATCTCCGCCCCCTTTCTAAACGATATATTCAAGCGCTCAGTAATTTTTTTAACTGAACATAACGATGCAGGCAGTGTCGGTTTTATCTTAAACAAAAAACTCGACATTAAGCTTGATGATGTTGTCGAGGACTTTCCTCAATTTGATGCGAATGTTTATATCGGAGGACCTGTCGAACAGGAAACGCTGAACATTGTTCACCGGGTCGGTTCGGTTATCGATGATTCATTTGAAATCGGCGACGGGATTTACTGGGGCGGCAACTACGAGCAAATCAAATCTCTCATTTCTACAGGCGTTTTAAAATCCGATGATGTTTTGTTTTTTTTGGGATATTCCGGCTGGAGTCCCAACCAACTTGACGGTGAAATTAACACCAAATCATGGTATGTTTCCGATATCGATGAAGAAAATTTATTTGATAACGACCATTCACATCTCTGGGCTGACTCGCTCAAACGCATGGGCGGCGAGTATTCCATCATTTCCACCTTCCCCGAAGACCCGATTGTCAATTAG
- a CDS encoding T9SS type A sorting domain-containing protein, which translates to MYKILLFLVLLTEPVFSQINSPIVFVSRNPASNGNIFFPQAGLLPGMGGFSRFKAPGGRMLIRETNGNVITLLDSIKIINGIRLIDVQQPCVSWDGLRILFAGIENRDSNWRIYEITADGSSLRKITHTDRFINLSQFGPAASKFVKYDDIDPVYLPNGKIIFASTRFPTLSQIDGYPATNLYIMDSTGQNMFRITTERNSAEKPTIDPLGHIVYSRWLLNIDRPSNSAPNNITRIDSLALTNDIANIWQNIQIRPDGDIMKIYSGDPRNRKSFFTYRSRVAQDGTLFGVYVPSLSMSFTGGSPGIRYFEKGLAQYKHIIGVDTTTSLYVNNPPSTGTYSPPYATDPLPLNNGNILLSYATDPLTADFGIYTCNINGSGLQQVINFPGTLELNAELLVARPVPPSLPYLTTFDTNRVPPTSDPSTFYQGGLFRFDCLNIYTNAPVDVPIDDAPKINRKVKIQFFMNHQRQDPNGQDFPILFGEQPIELTGLLASGESPANVNLFEQLVDDSGKVLTNNNGKFAHVSGMNFGINGSGAKCVGCHAGHTLIPLPNSIGEAQFTNYSTSAHVIESSVTGNYKGKNAIDRKAQNKNLNVNWISAGTQDQYLELSWDLYMDVRELKLYNILSNSENGTNINVNDCDVTFYKDGEVVNFINSTGVLKPDGKSVPVSPAVLCNKIKVRIKEFTGTVNGMNVAGLAEIETIAKISYANIVNVNNGTEIVGEYKLFQNYPNPFNPATKIDYYLPKSGHTSLRIYDITGKMIAALVEGKMEKGFNSIVFDAKSLPSGVYFYILKSNDFVQSKKMVLLK; encoded by the coding sequence ATGTATAAAATCTTATTATTTTTAGTTCTGCTCACGGAACCGGTTTTTTCCCAGATTAACTCCCCTATAGTTTTTGTTTCAAGAAATCCGGCATCAAACGGAAATATTTTCTTCCCTCAGGCAGGTTTACTTCCCGGCATGGGCGGCTTTTCAAGGTTCAAAGCTCCAGGCGGCAGAATGCTAATAAGAGAAACTAATGGAAACGTCATAACACTTCTTGACAGCATAAAAATAATCAACGGCATTCGTTTAATTGACGTTCAGCAGCCCTGCGTAAGCTGGGATGGTTTAAGAATCTTATTTGCTGGTATTGAAAACCGTGACAGCAATTGGAGAATATATGAAATCACTGCCGATGGCAGCAGCTTAAGAAAAATTACTCATACCGACAGGTTCATTAATTTATCACAATTCGGACCCGCGGCATCAAAGTTTGTAAAATATGATGACATTGACCCGGTTTATTTACCAAACGGAAAAATAATTTTTGCTTCGACAAGATTCCCTACTCTATCTCAGATTGACGGTTATCCTGCAACGAATCTTTATATTATGGATTCGACAGGACAAAATATGTTCAGGATTACTACCGAAAGAAACAGTGCTGAGAAACCTACAATTGACCCGCTCGGACATATAGTTTATTCACGATGGCTTTTAAATATCGACAGACCAAGTAACTCAGCACCTAATAATATCACACGCATTGACTCACTTGCCTTAACCAATGATATTGCAAACATATGGCAGAACATTCAGATAAGACCTGACGGTGATATAATGAAAATTTACAGCGGTGACCCGCGAAACCGTAAATCATTTTTTACATACCGTTCAAGAGTTGCTCAGGACGGCACTCTCTTCGGAGTTTATGTCCCGAGTCTTTCCATGTCGTTCACAGGAGGAAGTCCGGGCATAAGATATTTTGAAAAAGGTTTAGCTCAATATAAACACATAATCGGTGTCGATACAACAACGTCGCTTTATGTTAATAATCCCCCGTCAACAGGAACATATTCACCCCCTTATGCAACCGACCCGTTGCCATTGAATAACGGAAATATCTTATTGTCTTATGCAACTGACCCGCTGACTGCTGATTTCGGAATTTACACATGCAATATCAACGGTTCGGGATTACAGCAGGTAATTAACTTCCCGGGAACACTTGAGCTCAATGCAGAACTTTTGGTTGCGAGACCTGTGCCGCCGTCATTACCTTATCTCACAACATTTGATACTAATAGAGTTCCGCCGACTTCTGATCCTTCAACTTTTTATCAGGGCGGATTATTCAGATTTGATTGTCTAAACATTTATACAAATGCACCTGTTGACGTTCCGATTGATGATGCCCCTAAGATTAACCGCAAAGTAAAGATTCAATTTTTTATGAATCATCAGCGACAGGACCCGAACGGGCAGGACTTCCCTATTTTATTCGGTGAACAGCCGATTGAACTCACAGGGCTTCTTGCAAGCGGTGAAAGTCCCGCAAACGTAAATTTATTTGAACAACTTGTCGATGACAGCGGAAAAGTACTCACTAACAACAACGGAAAATTTGCTCACGTTTCGGGAATGAACTTTGGCATTAACGGCTCAGGCGCAAAATGTGTCGGATGCCACGCAGGACACACATTGATTCCGCTCCCTAACTCAATCGGTGAAGCTCAGTTCACGAATTATTCGACCTCGGCTCATGTAATCGAAAGCAGTGTAACGGGAAATTACAAAGGCAAAAACGCAATCGACAGAAAAGCTCAGAATAAAAATCTGAACGTCAACTGGATTTCTGCCGGAACGCAAGACCAGTATCTCGAGCTTAGCTGGGATTTATATATGGACGTTCGTGAATTAAAATTATATAACATTCTTTCAAATTCCGAAAACGGTACTAATATAAACGTTAATGACTGCGATGTTACATTTTACAAAGACGGCGAGGTTGTGAATTTTATTAACTCGACAGGTGTTTTAAAACCAGACGGCAAGTCTGTTCCTGTATCACCGGCTGTTCTTTGCAACAAAATAAAAGTACGTATAAAAGAATTTACCGGAACTGTGAACGGAATGAATGTTGCCGGACTTGCGGAAATCGAAACGATTGCAAAAATCAGTTACGCAAATATCGTGAACGTGAATAACGGAACCGAGATAGTCGGTGAATATAAATTATTCCAGAATTATCCGAACCCGTTCAATCCTGCAACGAAGATTGATTATTATCTTCCGAAAAGCGGACATACGAGCTTAAGAATTTATGACATAACAGGAAAAATGATTGCAGCTCTTGTTGAAGGTAAAATGGAAAAAGGTTTTAACTCGATTGTGTTCGATGCAAAGAGCTTACCATCGGGAGTTTATTTTTATATTCTGAAATCGAATGACTTCGTGCAGTCTAAAAAAATGGTGTTACTTAAATAA
- a CDS encoding T9SS type A sorting domain-containing protein, whose product MKPSLLKYFILSLAVTLLAFSQVNAQGLNSVYTPDGIYVTAVGDAGLVFRSSNSGDVWAQYTYGSDNFKSVYAIDNDVWIAASSGKVYKTFKTSSPLSSVQTGTSNTFNSVFFVNSSTGFVCGDGGVVYKTVNGGNNWTSSSSGISSVKLNSIHFSDANNGTVVGDNGTIYVTNNGGSGWTQQTSGTTRNLLRVRTFSNGAIAVGEWGTLLTRNGVNWSALNTRTRSDIRGISGTSMTDLHICGGGGFIRNNTSGNSKFYNFETNPMQANLVDIYYHNATLGFAVSSLNKVVIKTTNGGTIWNWPSGTSVSRTWQQKLTTSGGIGNNLCRHPYNNDAVFVTMGNRVYVSWNRGDNWTQIATWGATGNNAHSFYVNPIDTNIMLAAVESSPDKVIRSTNYGQTWTAVHSANFSNYGQPLEQDQNNPNTYYFAPDNGGFWKSTNMGANWTEISGNYPFRSPCDVLVMWDSSNVIFVGDGVTGSGQAKIFRSSNGGVNWTDVRTATASEIPSMCNTVFDLSKIYATEWSGSQIYRSTNFGYNFEISHSTGFSGWASDICHEDPNVIYTGNYGPSSSFTTNNGANWTTGTSGMSGSGAGVIVPERGWIISQQTSNVFKMQITYEVITSVEETVSSIIPERFALSQNYPNPFNPATKIKYDIPVNSQVMIKVFDVSGREVANLVNEFKNAGSYELNFNASNLTSGVYFYTILANDFRETKKMLLIK is encoded by the coding sequence ATGAAACCTTCTCTTCTAAAGTATTTTATACTTTCTTTAGCAGTTACACTCCTCGCATTTAGCCAAGTAAATGCACAAGGTTTAAACAGTGTTTATACCCCTGACGGAATTTATGTTACTGCAGTCGGAGATGCAGGACTTGTTTTCAGGTCTTCAAATTCCGGCGACGTCTGGGCTCAATATACTTATGGCTCTGACAATTTTAAATCTGTATATGCAATAGATAATGATGTGTGGATTGCAGCAAGCAGCGGAAAAGTTTATAAAACTTTTAAGACTTCCTCGCCGCTTAGTTCAGTCCAGACCGGAACTTCAAATACTTTTAACTCGGTATTTTTTGTAAATTCTTCAACAGGCTTTGTTTGCGGTGACGGTGGTGTAGTTTATAAAACCGTTAATGGCGGAAACAACTGGACTTCTTCAAGTTCGGGAATTTCTTCTGTTAAATTGAATAGCATTCATTTTTCTGATGCCAACAACGGAACTGTTGTAGGTGATAACGGAACAATTTATGTTACAAATAACGGCGGAAGCGGATGGACACAGCAGACTTCCGGAACCACAAGAAATTTATTAAGAGTCAGAACCTTTTCTAACGGCGCTATTGCAGTTGGTGAATGGGGCACACTTTTAACAAGAAACGGAGTTAACTGGAGTGCATTAAATACCAGGACCCGTTCCGACATTCGCGGAATATCGGGAACTTCAATGACTGACCTTCACATTTGCGGAGGCGGCGGTTTTATAAGAAATAATACAAGCGGCAATTCAAAGTTTTATAATTTCGAAACTAATCCGATGCAGGCAAATCTTGTTGACATTTATTATCACAATGCCACATTGGGATTTGCAGTCAGCAGTTTAAACAAAGTTGTCATAAAAACAACTAACGGCGGAACTATATGGAATTGGCCTTCAGGAACATCAGTTTCAAGAACCTGGCAGCAAAAACTTACAACCAGCGGAGGTATCGGAAATAATTTATGCAGACATCCTTATAATAACGATGCAGTTTTTGTTACTATGGGTAACAGAGTTTATGTAAGCTGGAACAGAGGTGATAACTGGACCCAGATTGCAACATGGGGTGCAACCGGAAATAATGCGCATTCATTTTATGTAAATCCAATTGATACAAATATTATGCTTGCTGCAGTTGAATCTTCACCCGATAAAGTTATTCGCTCAACAAACTACGGTCAAACATGGACTGCAGTTCATTCGGCAAATTTCAGTAACTATGGTCAGCCGTTAGAACAAGATCAAAACAATCCTAATACATATTATTTTGCTCCCGATAACGGTGGATTCTGGAAATCAACCAATATGGGCGCTAACTGGACTGAAATCAGCGGAAATTACCCGTTCAGAAGTCCCTGCGATGTTCTTGTAATGTGGGACAGCTCGAATGTTATTTTTGTTGGTGACGGCGTCACAGGTTCAGGTCAGGCAAAAATTTTCCGTTCATCAAACGGGGGAGTTAACTGGACTGACGTAAGAACAGCAACTGCAAGTGAAATTCCCTCAATGTGTAATACCGTATTTGATTTATCAAAAATTTATGCAACTGAATGGTCGGGTTCACAAATTTACCGTTCAACAAACTTCGGATATAATTTTGAAATTAGTCACAGCACAGGTTTTAGCGGTTGGGCATCTGATATTTGCCACGAGGACCCGAATGTAATTTATACGGGAAATTACGGACCGAGTTCATCATTCACTACAAATAATGGTGCAAACTGGACTACCGGAACATCAGGCATGTCAGGTTCCGGTGCAGGCGTTATCGTTCCGGAAAGAGGATGGATTATCAGCCAGCAGACTTCCAATGTTTTTAAGATGCAGATTACCTATGAGGTAATAACTTCTGTCGAAGAAACCGTTTCTTCAATTATTCCTGAAAGATTCGCTCTTTCTCAGAACTATCCAAATCCTTTCAACCCGGCAACCAAAATTAAATACGATATTCCTGTTAACAGCCAGGTTATGATAAAAGTATTCGATGTTTCAGGAAGAGAAGTGGCTAATCTTGTAAATGAATTCAAAAATGCAGGAAGCTACGAACTTAATTTCAATGCTTCAAATCTGACTTCAGGAGTTTATTTCTATACAATTTTGGCAAATGACTTCAGAGAGACAAAGAAAATGCTTTTGATTAAGTAA
- a CDS encoding T9SS type A sorting domain-containing protein — MKSIVLLLSLFLTTNIFAQGFNSVTTNDGQNVTAVGNNGLLFRSSNGGNTWSSNTIGTDNLMWVCSYNDNVWIVGSGGKLFKTMKTLSPITTIQLPTSNTLNSCSNLGIISYVCGDGGIVYKSTNRGNNWTSANTGIPNVKLNSISFLDENNGVVVGNGGTLYVTTDGGNSWTSNPISTNNLLKAKYLSTGIVVVGENGTILRKTGLAWLIIDSKTKSDIRGVTGTTVNELRVCGGGGFIRNNISSPNFFKFEQNPMMANLVDICYSDANTGFAVSSLNNAIIRTTNGGASWELPAGTTVSYNWSQKISPGSGIGNNLCMHPTNKDAMFVVYGNKVYVSWNRGDAWTQIATISIGTRAHSFYVSPVDSNVWLAAMESSPDCIVRSTNYGATWTNILARNFSTYGQPLEMDQNNPSTYYFAPDGATTGFFKSTDNGATFNSITTGSNPFTSPCDIIVEWGNSNVMFIGDDGADIHKTTNGGVNWFTVKPSSSSEVPSMCNSVFDPTFCYATTWGSSQVFKTVNNGDTWGIVSNNSGSGWGSDVCREDPTLVLTGNYGAQSYLSTNNGANFFNVNTGLSGAGAGIIVPERGYLLNMQTQALFKLVITYSVLTSVDPVSSSIPTSLKLYQNYPNPFNPSTSIRFDVPQTENISLKIYNSAGKEVANLFNGVKNAGSYEVRFNADGLASGVYFYKLITGSTSITKKMMFVK; from the coding sequence ATGAAATCTATTGTACTCCTTCTTTCGCTTTTCCTCACAACAAATATTTTTGCTCAGGGTTTTAACAGTGTTACCACAAACGACGGGCAGAACGTTACAGCAGTCGGTAACAACGGATTATTATTCCGTTCATCTAACGGAGGTAATACCTGGTCAAGTAATACAATCGGTACTGACAATTTAATGTGGGTTTGCAGTTATAATGATAATGTTTGGATAGTCGGTTCAGGTGGAAAGCTTTTTAAAACAATGAAAACTCTCTCGCCTATAACAACTATTCAACTGCCTACATCGAATACTCTTAATTCATGTTCTAACCTTGGCATCATAAGTTATGTCTGCGGCGACGGAGGCATCGTATATAAAAGCACTAACAGAGGAAATAACTGGACATCAGCTAATACCGGAATTCCGAATGTTAAGTTAAATTCAATCAGCTTCTTAGATGAAAATAACGGAGTGGTGGTTGGAAATGGCGGTACACTTTATGTTACTACCGACGGTGGTAATTCATGGACTTCAAACCCTATAAGCACCAATAATTTATTAAAAGCTAAATACCTTTCAACCGGCATTGTAGTCGTTGGTGAAAATGGAACTATATTGCGCAAGACCGGTCTTGCATGGTTGATTATTGATTCTAAGACAAAATCCGATATACGCGGCGTGACAGGTACAACCGTAAATGAACTAAGAGTCTGCGGCGGCGGTGGTTTTATCCGGAATAATATCAGTAGTCCAAACTTCTTCAAGTTTGAACAAAATCCAATGATGGCTAATCTTGTTGATATTTGTTATTCGGATGCTAACACAGGTTTTGCAGTCAGCAGTCTTAATAATGCTATTATAAGAACAACAAACGGCGGTGCTTCATGGGAACTGCCGGCAGGAACGACAGTATCATATAACTGGTCGCAAAAAATTTCTCCGGGAAGCGGCATCGGAAATAACCTTTGCATGCACCCGACAAACAAAGATGCTATGTTCGTTGTTTACGGAAACAAAGTTTATGTAAGCTGGAATAGAGGCGATGCATGGACACAGATTGCAACGATTTCAATCGGAACAAGAGCGCATTCTTTTTATGTAAGCCCGGTCGATTCAAATGTCTGGCTTGCTGCAATGGAATCTTCGCCTGATTGCATCGTAAGAAGCACAAATTACGGAGCAACATGGACAAACATACTTGCAAGAAATTTCAGTACTTACGGTCAGCCATTGGAAATGGACCAGAACAATCCTTCAACATATTATTTTGCACCTGACGGCGCAACAACAGGATTCTTTAAATCAACTGATAACGGCGCAACGTTTAATAGCATAACAACCGGTTCAAATCCATTTACAAGCCCTTGCGATATCATCGTTGAGTGGGGGAATTCAAATGTAATGTTCATAGGTGATGATGGCGCTGACATTCATAAGACCACTAACGGCGGAGTAAACTGGTTCACTGTAAAGCCGAGTTCATCTTCCGAAGTTCCTTCGATGTGTAATTCTGTTTTTGACCCGACATTCTGCTATGCTACAACGTGGGGCTCAAGCCAGGTTTTCAAAACAGTTAATAATGGTGATACTTGGGGCATAGTTTCAAATAACTCAGGCAGTGGCTGGGGTTCTGATGTCTGCCGTGAAGACCCTACGCTCGTATTAACAGGAAACTATGGCGCACAGTCATATTTATCAACGAATAACGGAGCAAACTTCTTTAACGTGAATACAGGTCTCAGCGGAGCAGGTGCAGGAATTATCGTTCCTGAGCGCGGTTATTTATTGAATATGCAGACACAGGCGTTATTTAAACTTGTCATTACATATTCTGTATTAACGAGTGTTGACCCTGTTTCTTCATCAATTCCAACGTCATTAAAATTATATCAGAACTATCCTAATCCGTTCAATCCATCAACATCAATAAGATTTGACGTTCCGCAAACTGAAAATATTTCATTAAAAATTTATAACAGCGCTGGAAAAGAAGTGGCAAATTTGTTCAATGGTGTTAAAAATGCAGGAAGCTATGAAGTTCGTTTCAATGCAGACGGATTGGCATCGGGAGTTTATTTCTATAAGCTCATAACAGGAAGTACTTCAATTACAAAGAAAATGATGTTTGTGAAGTAA
- the rpsU gene encoding 30S ribosomal protein S21, with the protein MFKVIIQDGESVDKALKRFKKKYEKSGVLKEFRRRMFYTKPSVEKKMLKERAIRKNKRIIDEENN; encoded by the coding sequence TTGTTCAAAGTCATTATTCAGGATGGTGAATCCGTTGATAAAGCTCTTAAAAGATTTAAAAAGAAATACGAGAAGTCAGGCGTGTTAAAAGAGTTCAGAAGAAGAATGTTTTACACTAAGCCGTCAGTTGAGAAGAAAATGCTTAAGGAAAGAGCCATCAGAAAGAACAAAAGAATTATTGACGAAGAAAATAATTAA
- the hpt gene encoding hypoxanthine phosphoribosyltransferase, translated as MKRLISSSAIQKRIKVLAKRIEKDYKGKTPVFLCVLNGAFMFLSDLIKEVNLDVEVSFIKLSSYRDSKTSAGKIDILQELNNDISRKDIIIVEDIVDTGLTIKFLKQILKKYKPSSVRIATLLHKTEVSKIDFKIDYVGFEIENKFVVGYGLDYAQKYRNLKAIYVV; from the coding sequence TTGAAAAGATTAATAAGCAGTTCTGCAATTCAGAAACGTATTAAAGTATTAGCGAAACGAATAGAAAAGGATTATAAAGGAAAAACTCCTGTGTTCTTATGCGTTCTTAACGGTGCGTTTATGTTCTTATCGGATTTGATAAAAGAGGTCAATCTTGATGTTGAAGTATCTTTCATAAAACTCTCAAGTTACCGCGATTCAAAAACTTCAGCAGGTAAAATTGACATTTTACAGGAACTTAATAACGATATTTCTCGTAAAGATATAATAATAGTCGAGGACATAGTCGATACGGGACTGACAATAAAGTTCTTAAAACAAATATTAAAGAAATATAAACCTTCGTCAGTGAGAATTGCAACTTTGCTTCACAAGACGGAAGTTTCAAAAATAGACTTTAAAATAGATTATGTTGGATTTGAAATTGAAAATAAGTTCGTTGTTGGTTATGGACTCGATTACGCACAAAAATATAGAAATTTAAAAGCAATTTATGTAGTTTAA